The window CACCCTCACGCAGGCGCCCTGTCATTGGTCCAACCAGCCGGGCCGGTCCCGAAACTGGGCGGCGTCCATTGCGGCAGGAGTAGGTCTCGCTGATCAGGAAGCCGGCCATTCTGCTTTCCGATGCCCAGTGGGTATTCACGCGGCCTGGACTGACGGGAGCGGTAAAAGGCGGTGCCTCGTCCCATGGCAGTGTTAAGGCCGTTCGAAGGCCTTCGTGACCTCCTCGAAGCGCGCGTTCGCGTCGGACCAACTCTGGATGAAGTCGAACAACTCCCGCAGCGCCGGCGCGATCTCCTTGTAGGCCGCCAGCGCCGCAACGAGCGCGCCGAGCGAGATGCGCCCCTGGACGACCAGGTAGCCGCCAATCGAGAAGAAGAAGAACGGCGTGAGATTGGACGTGAAGCTATACAAGCTCTTCAAGCGGCCTTTCAGCTCGCTGATCTCGACGCGCACCCGCTCAAGATCCTCGGCCTGCCGCATCTGCCGCAACAGGGACGATAGCCGCCGCGTGGCGGCCTGCACAGGCACGGCAGGCGTGACGGCCTGGTCGGCGTCCGTCGCGGTCAGAAGCCCTCCCAAAACCCGTGTTGCGTGGACCCTCTCACGAACTTTGGCGTTCAGCCGCTTCTGCAGACGCGGGAGGAGACTGAGCTGCACCGGCAGCATGACGAGAGCCGCGAGGGCCAGCGTGGTGTTCTGGAGCAGCAGGAACGCGATGCTGGTCGCGAGCGTGCCTCCCTGGACGAGCGGCACGACAACCATGCCGGCTCCGAAATAGCCAATTGGCTCGACCTCCTGGACGGCGATGGCCGCGAGGGTGGCACGATGCTCGAGAGAGCGTTCGCCACGCGCCCGCCGGAAGATGGCCAAGCGCAAGCGACGCACGATACGCTCGCTCACGCGCCCGCGCCCTTGGTTGACGGCGTACTTGGCAAGCGCACCCATCGTGAGCGCGCCCAGGTAGCTGGCGCACAGCGCGAACAGGAGCTCCACGCGTCCGAGATCAAGACCCAGAAAGGTCATCTGCGGATGGCCGCCCCCGTTCGCGCCGGCGAGGGTGTGGTTGATGATGTGCTTGGGGATTTCGAGAAGCAGCCACGCCGACGGCAGCGTCAGCAGGGAGAGCAGGACGAGACGGAGCTGGAAGTGCAACGTCGCGCCAACGATGAAGCCTTCCAGCCGCCACCCATTCACCCCCGCGGGAACAGTGCGTGCCGTTCGCGACGCGAGCGCGGCTGGGGCGCCGCACAGCGAGGCAGCAACCTGGGCTTGGCTGCGGCGCCGACGCTCCGCCCACCGCAGACTCGAGCGGGAAGCAAGCCATGGCGTCCAGGCCGGCGCGACAAAGCAGGCCAGCGCAGCCAGTGAGCTGAGCCATCGGTCGTTGTGGAAATGGCGGCGATCTGGGACTCGGCCCATCAGATCATGAATTAATGCCGGCGCGGTCACTGAATGCTCGAAGGCGGGGGCCCGACGGCTCGCGTCAGACTCGCCCAGCTCCCCCATGGCGCTTCTTCCGTGCGCGCCTATGGCCTCATGCCGATCCAAGAGCATAGTCACCCTACGGTCTCCTCGTACCGTAAGTCCGGTGCCCGGGCCGGTTTGGTTACGAAAGGTGGCCGGCGCTGACGCCTGCCGCACTTGCCCCCGTGCCGGGCCTCCCGTTCATGCCCGCTTGGTTGGGGCGCTCCGCTCTCTCGTCGTGCCAGCGCTCACGCCAGCGACATCGGGTTCAGGCTCCAGGAGGCTCGGACGGGGGCGCCTGAGCCGGGCTTGCGAAGGCGGCGTCGCCATCCCAGGCCACGCCCAGGGCAACGGGTGCGGGAACCGATGGGCCAACGCTCATCGGTAGATCGGGGACGACCTCCGCCGGGCAGAGCGCCATCAGGGGGCAGGCCTTGGAGCAGTCCGGCATAGCCGGCCTCTCGTGGGGACAGCAGGGCATATCGTCCATGACCATTCCAGCCACGTCGTCGGCGCTCATCTCCGCCATGAGGTTGTGGTCGGCGCTCATGGACATCGACGCGCGTATCCCTGCGGCGGCCGTGGAAGCGGTCACCACGGCGAGGGCAAGGCTGAGAACCGCCAAGCGGGAGCCGCCGGAGGGCGAGCCAATACGTCACGAGGTGACGATGCAAGTTTTTTAGTCCGAGCGGAAGAGGGATGTCCGGCAGGGTACCCCCTCCCCCATGCAAATGTAAAGGGTACGAAAGAGGGGGGATCTGCAGCGCCAAAACTGATTTGCTGCGATCGACGAGTTGCACGGAGCGGGTCGAGCAGCATCCAAAACGATTATGGGGGCGACCCGCTCGAAGGGGAAAAATGTAGTCCTTCACTGCTCAAAGGTCATCGACGCCGATGGGTGCCAAGCGCCAGATCTCTCGTTAGATCACCGGGTAGGGACCGAGGAACAGATCCCCGAGCGCGCGTCTTCGCAGGTAGGTCAGGCGCCGCCGGCGCAGATGCTCCGGCCGGTCGTGGATCAGGTGACAGCGCTGGCACCACGCTGCAAGATCCCGGTCACCGTTCAGGCTGGTGTCGTGCTCGCGGTGGCATGCGGCCAGGATCGGCACTGTCAACCGAGCGCGAGACAGAGCTGCAATCCCGGGTTGCCGCCGTAGCGGTCGGCCTCGGCCGGAGCGCCAGTGACCGGCCTCGGCGTCGAACCATGTCCCTGCCTCCAGGCAAACGATCACCTGCCCGTGCGGACGCCCGCAGGCCTCGCAGCGACCGCCGGCGCGGCCGAAGCGGATCACTGCCGAGAGCTGCGGCCAGTCGATCGGGTAGAAGTGGCGGTGTTCGGGACGGATCGGCACGGTGCAGTCACGCTAGCACGGCCAGGTTAAGAGCGAATCCCCCCTCCGCAGCCAATCGGAGATTACCGAGGCCGTCCGTCTCGCAGATCCAGATCGAAATATCCTGCCGCACGCCTGAATGCGCGAAGCTGACTACGGTATGCCCCACAGCTGCAAAGTGCTATCGGGTACGGCAGCCTTATTATGACCGTAATTTTTAGTAATTTCTGCGAATATTATTGGTATTTGGTGGCCTAATAGGGTAAAATCATGAATTTTAACTGGAAATACCTCAGTTAGACTTCCTGGATCGTTTTTGAGTTTTTCTCTCAATTCCATTAGAAGCCGGCCAAGAACGTTACTGCCGTGGAAGTTGCCGTCATTTCCCTTGATTGCTCCCCAAAATTCGTCCTTCCGTGAATCTTCGACGATTGGCTTATCTTCCGTACGGAGGAGAAGATTGCCAAATTTTATCCAGTTCTGCGCAAGTTTGACACGGAGACACCACTTCATGATGGGAACCCGGATATCGTCCCATTGCTCGCGGCTGTCATTCCGATATGGCTTGGAGCGCATCTTTGCCGTCATCGGGCTTGTCTCGCTCACGATGAGCTTCTGCACCTCGGGACGATGCGGAAACCTGCACGCTTGGTACAAGGCTTCCGAAGTCCGCACCGACACGCCGGCGATGCGAAGCGGAAAGCCCGGCGCCATGTTGGACAAGCCGCCAAACTCCTCTCCGGTCTTGCGGAACGAGACCACTTCGTCGACGCGGTAGGTCCGTGGATCGGCGTTGGCCATGACGGTCAGTTCGTTATCCTGGGGAGCAGAGGATACCACGGATCGCCTGCCCACAACACCAAGGGTGCGTTATTGGGACAATTACGATAAGTGGCGAATAATGTTCCAAAGCCGAACGTTCTCATAGTGGTGTTGCCGAGAGGGCGCTGATGAACATTGAGATAGGGACACATCGCGCGCACCTCGACTCCTTTTTTGAGGAATTCTTGCTCAAGCACCTCCCGTCCTTCGTTGGATGAGAAGAATTGTTTGGGTCCGACGCTGGTTCCTGTTCGCCATGTTTGGGGCTTTCCAAGTTGCGCAATGTAAGCGGTCACGGCCGGATCGGCGCCAGGAGTAGTTGGTCTCAGAACGTCTGAATAATCTACTTTAAACAATCCGTCTTCGATGGCTATGTAGTGCGCCCAGCTCAGGGAAATATTCTTTCCTGATCTTGCAATTGCGCTCTTGAGGCTTCGATCCGTGAAGTAGTGTCCCTGTGTGTGCAATGCAATGACCGCGATCATAAGCTCCGCGTTTTGAGGTGCCTGACCGATGATCCAGTTTTCCAGATCAGTGCCGATCCGGCCCCCAGAAAACAAGCCATCGTCAAGGTAGAAAAACTTATTACCTTGCGCGCAATCATTTATCGAGAAGCCGCACTCTTTATTCAGTCTTTTATCAAAAATTGCCAGCAACTCCCGCTGGCTGTTGCCTCTCGGTTGCATGTTAAGAAAATTCATTTGTCTCCAGAATGCATGCGGGTTGCCTGCAGTCCATCCAGGATGATGGATGAGACCCCTCAGAATACCCCTCACGCGGATTTTAGAAAAGTATGTTTTTTCTAGTACGTGGTTTATCTCGCTCAGTATCGGCAGCTGAGATGCTTGATTGAACTGGCTGACCCATTTTTCGACGTGCTCAGGGGTCGGGGTAGGAAGGGTGCCGGCCTGGTAATCCTCGATCGTGGTTGCAATCGATCGCAACAACCTGTTCCGCTCGCTCATGCTCACCCCTGCAATATCAAGACCGACGATGGCGATTGCAGCGGCGGTTGGCAACCTCAAGTCAGGGGCAGGTCGGTAGCACAGGAGCCGTGAGGCTTCTAAACGGAACGCATGATCGAAGAGAGGCTTTGGTGCCCGTCATAAAGTCACGGCGATGGCCCGCCTTCTCATCCTCGCCTTCTCGGTCATCAAGGGTCCCGACCGCCTCCCGGCACGCGTGCGCTACGATGATGCTGATTGGTGCGCACTTCCCAGGCCGGCCCGCGGCCGTCCCGGAGGCTGCGCGGTGCCGTCTCAGGCTCGACGCGGCCCAAAGCGCCGTCACGCCAGGGTCGTTTCACCTCGTACCCCTGCAGACGCACTCTGCGCTGCGCCGACGGCCGGTTCGGCCCAGCCTTTACGCGCATCGTGCTGCCACGATGGCTACGTCGATCCGCGCGGCAACTCCGAACGGTCCAGCGCGAGCGCTGATCTACGGGAGTGTGGGCCAGTTAGATCGGAGCTATGGCCGCACATCGCTATGCCATTGATACCCTGTCGCTGTCGCGCCTGGTCAGCAGTGGACGACCCCGCTCTCTCGCAGCAACCCCGATAGGCCGTCGCGGCCTTCCACGATCAACCCTCAAGGGGTCCGCTCCGCAAGCGGGCGGCCGCTCCCGGCTTCGCCTCCCGCGGTGATCGCGGCCGCTCCCGGCCTCCTTGGGGCGCTGTCGAGCGGGGATCGCCCCCGCTCCGTCAGGAGCAAGACCCCGATGGCGACCGATCTCACCCTCGCGAACCGCTACGCCTACAGCCTCGCGCTCTCGCTGATGGTCCCTGTCACCGTGTTCCGCTCCGAGGCCGGTTACGGCGTCGTCACCTCTGACGAGTTCGAGGGCGATCCCGCCAGTGTCGTCACCGAGTTCGACCCCTACGAGGCGTGAGCCTCGCGCGGGGCAGGACGAACCTGCCCCTCTCACCGTCGCGCCGCGCGGCCTTGCCCCGCGTTCCGCCTCGGATATCCTCTATATCCGATTGGGATAGGCATGGCCCTCTTCGTCAAGGACCCGGAGGTTGGCGCCCTCGCGCAGGAGCTGGCCTCCCTCAAGCGCACGACCACGACCACGACCGAGGCCGTCCGCCTCGCCCTACGCGCTGAGATCGAGCGCGAGAAGGACCATCTCGACCTCGTCGCCCGCCTTCGCGCGGGGCTTGCGCGAGCGGGCCGGCCCGAACCCGCAGCCCGTCGACAGGGCGTTCCGCGACGGATTGTACGGAGATCCCTGATGTTCGTCGATGCCTCCGCGCATAAATGGATAATAGCATGGCCGAGCCGGCTTGGGAGCGCTCACATGTAGCGGCACACTCATTACGTCTGGGGTAAGCAAGCGGCTGAGTCTATCATGAGGGCGATCGGATAAAATTCGATAGATTGCGCAATCCGATCTAATGATAAAAATCTCATCTTATTAATGAGAACATCGATGAAATACGACTGGTGGATCGTATGGAATTATAGTGGATGCAGCCGAGGATTTTACAATAGGGGGTTGGATTGGTGGCAAATTACAATTCCATGGTCGCGCCGACTTCCGCGCATCGCACTGATTGTCAGGCGAATAGACGATCGAGCGTGAGGCAATTCTACTCAGGCTTCGTACCAACCCTTTATGGCTGATGGTGGCCGAGGCGGGTAAGATCATGACGAAGTGATTGATTGAGACCTCGTAGAAGTCTGCTCCCCACCCCGAGCGGTCCTTCAACCATCGCAGCCCATCTATGCTCGAGATGATTGGGTTTTGACCCTTGATCACGACAGCTGAACCCGTTGTTGAGTCCTGATACGATGGCGACACCGGCCCAGATCTGCCGTAAGCAGGTCGTCGCGAATGGCCTCGGCACCCGGTACGGCCGGTATCCCGGCAGCAAGGAGAGGGCGTCGCGGCGCCGGCGGTGAGGGCACGCAATCGTCGAGGTTCCCTGTCCCGCCGGCACGATCGGCTGGTGTCCGCAGGAGCCGGCGGTATCGCCCTCACGGGCCCTCGAGCGGAGGCCTCCCTCACGGCGAGCAACTGGCACACCGGCCCTTTTCGGTGCAGGCACGGATGGCCGCAGGGAGCGGGCTGGCCCGGCCGGCGCAGCTCTGCTCCGTTGCGTCCTCGTACCGCGCTCATGTGGGAGGCGCTACGGAGCCATCGGCGTAGGGAGGCACCTTGTGAGCCGACCAGGGTGTTCCTGCCAGCTGGCGCCGAGCCGCCCAAGGGCCTCGTGGATGAGCGGTTCTATCCGGGTCGCCCGGGACCACCGCAACGGCGGAAGCCGGGTTTCTTCCCCGCCGCCTGCGGCGTCTCCTCGCGCTAACCAAGAAACCCGGCCCTCGCCGTCCTCCGCTGCGCTGCGGCCTGCACGCAGGTGCGGCGCCGGTCGCCTCCGGCTCAACGACCGCCATCGAGGCCGCAAGGGTGCGGCTCCGGGCAATGGGACAAGGAACACCACCATGGCGACCATCGGCACCTTCACCCAGACTCAGACCGGCTTCTCAGGCGACATCGCCACCCTGACGATCCAGGCGCGTAAGGTCACGATCGTGCCGGAGACGGAGCGCAGCGGCGAGACCGCGCCGACCCACCGGATCTACCTCGGCAAGGCCGAGATCGGGGCCGGCTGGGCCAAGGTGTCGAAGGGTGAGCGGGACTACATCTCGGTCAAGATCGACGACCCGAGCCTGCCGGCTCCCCTCTACGCCCGCCTCTTCGCCGAGGAGGACGGCAAGACCCACTCGCTGATCTGGACCCGCGAGAACAACCGCCGCCGGAGCTGACCCAGGCTTTCACGGGCCCCGCCGATCGCGGCGGGGCCGTACCTGCGATAGAAGGAGCCCGCTCGATGGCTTACGCGTTGGCCAGGATCACGCCCAGGCGCAAGCCCAAGCCGCCCGGGAGTTACATCATGGTCGATCTCGTCACGAAGGAAGACCTTCTCACCTCCCAGGAGCTTCAGACGCTCACGATGACCGTGCGGCTGGGTGGCATGATGGTGGCCGGCTTCGTCACCATGTTCGGGGCGCTCGCCGCTCTCATCAAGCTCACCAGACCGGCATCTCGGCCCGCGCCGCCGCCCGCCGTTCGCTCCGGACTGCGTCCTCGCGGCCGGATCGTCTCCTCCGCCAATTCCCGCAGGATCTCGGCGCGCGTGGCCAAGCCCTTCGGCACGTAGCCGAGTTGTACGAGTAGCAGGTTCAGCAGCTTGAATTGGTGCGTGTGCTCGACCTGTGCATTCGCCAACTCGCTCTTGCTCACACCGGCCGCGGGCCGGCCATCGTCCTCCAGCACATCGAGCCGCATCAGCGCCGTGAGATAGAGGCGGTGGGCTGTGCGGGTGCGCTGTTCGAGAGTCTC of the Methylobacterium aquaticum genome contains:
- a CDS encoding multidrug ABC transporter ATPase, with amino-acid sequence MGELGESDASRRAPAFEHSVTAPALIHDLMGRVPDRRHFHNDRWLSSLAALACFVAPAWTPWLASRSSLRWAERRRRSQAQVAASLCGAPAALASRTARTVPAGVNGWRLEGFIVGATLHFQLRLVLLSLLTLPSAWLLLEIPKHIINHTLAGANGGGHPQMTFLGLDLGRVELLFALCASYLGALTMGALAKYAVNQGRGRVSERIVRRLRLAIFRRARGERSLEHRATLAAIAVQEVEPIGYFGAGMVVVPLVQGGTLATSIAFLLLQNTTLALAALVMLPVQLSLLPRLQKRLNAKVRERVHATRVLGGLLTATDADQAVTPAVPVQAATRRLSSLLRQMRQAEDLERVRVEISELKGRLKSLYSFTSNLTPFFFFSIGGYLVVQGRISLGALVAALAAYKEIAPALRELFDFIQSWSDANARFEEVTKAFERP
- a CDS encoding NADAR family protein, which translates into the protein MANADPRTYRVDEVVSFRKTGEEFGGLSNMAPGFPLRIAGVSVRTSEALYQACRFPHRPEVQKLIVSETSPMTAKMRSKPYRNDSREQWDDIRVPIMKWCLRVKLAQNWIKFGNLLLRTEDKPIVEDSRKDEFWGAIKGNDGNFHGSNVLGRLLMELREKLKNDPGSLTEVFPVKIHDFTLLGHQIPIIFAEITKNYGHNKAAVPDSTLQLWGIP
- a CDS encoding phosphoribosyltransferase-like protein, producing the protein MPTAAAIAIVGLDIAGVSMSERNRLLRSIATTIEDYQAGTLPTPTPEHVEKWVSQFNQASQLPILSEINHVLEKTYFSKIRVRGILRGLIHHPGWTAGNPHAFWRQMNFLNMQPRGNSQRELLAIFDKRLNKECGFSINDCAQGNKFFYLDDGLFSGGRIGTDLENWIIGQAPQNAELMIAVIALHTQGHYFTDRSLKSAIARSGKNISLSWAHYIAIEDGLFKVDYSDVLRPTTPGADPAVTAYIAQLGKPQTWRTGTSVGPKQFFSSNEGREVLEQEFLKKGVEVRAMCPYLNVHQRPLGNTTMRTFGFGTLFATYRNCPNNAPLVLWAGDPWYPLLPRITN
- a CDS encoding type II toxin-antitoxin system VapB family antitoxin, with translation MALFVKDPEVGALAQELASLKRTTTTTTEAVRLALRAEIEREKDHLDLVARLRAGLARAGRPEPAARRQGVPRRIVRRSLMFVDASAHKWIIAWPSRLGSAHM
- a CDS encoding DUF736 domain-containing protein codes for the protein MATIGTFTQTQTGFSGDIATLTIQARKVTIVPETERSGETAPTHRIYLGKAEIGAGWAKVSKGERDYISVKIDDPSLPAPLYARLFAEEDGKTHSLIWTRENNRRRS